The Quadrisphaera sp. RL12-1S genome segment GGACGACCTCACCAAGTCCCTCGTGGACCTGGGCAGCTACGACGGGAAGATGTACGCCGCGCCGTTCTACGCCGGCAGCCGGATCTTCTTCTACCGCAAGGACCTCTTCGCCGCCGCCGGTGTGCAGGTGCCCACCACCATCGACGAGCTGACCGCCGCCGCCACCACGCTGCAGCAGGCGAACGCCTCCACGGCGAACTTCTCCGGCATCTACCTGCCCGGCATCAGCTGGCAGAGCTGCATCGCGTGGCTGTTCACCAACGGCGGGCTGCTGGCCTCCCAGCAGGGCGACACCTGGAAGGGCGGGCTGTCCACCCCGGAGGCCCAGAAGTCCCTGCAGCAGCTGCAGGCGATCTGGAAGACGGGCTCGACGTCCGGCACCGTCACCGACTCCACCACCGCCAGCCAGCCGTTCGTGCCGTTCAACACCAACGAGACGGCGATGTTCTTCGGCTTCAACTGGCACCTGAAGTCCATCGACCAGGGCCTGGTCAGCGCCGACAAGGTCGGCTACTTCGGCTTCCCGCCGGCGGCCGCGGGCGGCGTCGGCAAGCCGTTCGCCGGCGGCTCCAACGTGGCGATCTCGGCGAAGTCCTCCAAGAAGGACCTCGCCAAGAAGGCCATGCAGCTGATCTTCTCCAAGGACTTCCAGGAGGCCTTCGCCACCGAGGGCGGCTGGGTGCCCGGCAACCTCAAGTACGCCTCGGCCCTCGGCAGCGACGAGCTGTCCACCCTCACCACCGCCGCGGTGAAGAACTCCGTCGGCACCCCGGCCGCCAAGAACTGGGCGC includes the following:
- a CDS encoding extracellular solute-binding protein, giving the protein MDLSTSTPSRRTVLGMGGALGLAGLLAACGSGGSSGASGGGSSSGNLRVWFMKDSVSQKGMDWLKQTFEQQNPGSTLTYEIQVWDGIVAKLQTALASADSTPDIIELGNTQAPTFCAVGALEDLSDMKSELGGDDLTKSLVDLGSYDGKMYAAPFYAGSRIFFYRKDLFAAAGVQVPTTIDELTAAATTLQQANASTANFSGIYLPGISWQSCIAWLFTNGGLLASQQGDTWKGGLSTPEAQKSLQQLQAIWKTGSTSGTVTDSTTASQPFVPFNTNETAMFFGFNWHLKSIDQGLVSADKVGYFGFPPAAAGGVGKPFAGGSNVAISAKSSKKDLAKKAMQLIFSKDFQEAFATEGGWVPGNLKYASALGSDELSTLTTAAVKNSVGTPAAKNWALVEGAKTVDDFYVAMGAGKDPVSLAAAADAAMEKVLNQA